In the Pithys albifrons albifrons isolate INPA30051 chromosome 3, PitAlb_v1, whole genome shotgun sequence genome, one interval contains:
- the HBP1 gene encoding HMG box-containing protein 1 isoform X2, translated as MATGSSDALEHPNMVWEVKTNQMPNAVQKLLLVVDKRTSGMNESLDLLKCNENLPSSPGYASCDEHMELDDLPELQAVQTDSTPPALFQLGADVSHQECSRPSWSQNTSNSNAENAYSCENGVNWLTELANIATSPQSPLMQCAFYNRSSPVHIIATSKSLHSYARPPPGSSNNDPSFSKNEVDETPVRHERANSESESGIFCVSSLSDDDDLGWCHSWPSTVWHCFLKGSRLCFHKGHNNEWQDVEEFARSESCGKEESLPASPYKDYGSNGLKLISHEESISFGESVLKLTFDPGTVEDGLLTVECRLDHPFYVKNKGWSSFYPSLTVVQHGIPCCEMHLGDLCLPPGHPDAINFDDSGVFDTFKSYDFTPMDSSAVYVLSSMARQRRASLSCGGANNPDAERSECSSKNCASAASSHLSSNPLYSKAGKSHSSGTASTVSATSPNKCKRPMNAFMLFAKKYRVEYTQMYPGKDNRAISVILGDRWKKMKNEERRMYTLEAKALAEEQKRLNPDCWKRKRTNSVCS; from the exons ATGGCGACGGGTTCG TCAGATGCTTTGGAGCATCCTAACATGGTGTGGGAAGTGAAGACAAATCAAATGCCTAATGCAGTGCAGAAACTCCTCCTGGTAGTGGACAAGAGGACTTCAGGGATGAATGAGTCATTGGATTTGCTGAAGTGTAATGAAAACCTCCCCTCTTCTCCTGGATACGCATCCTGTGATGAGCACATGGAACTTG ATGATCTTCCTGAATTACAGGCTGTGCAGACAGATTCTACCCCACCTGCACTTTTTCAGCTTGGTGCTGATGTTTCACATCAGGAATGTTCAAGGCCTTCGTGGAGCCAAAATACCTCAAACAGCAATGCAGAAAATGCTTATTCTTGTGAGAATGGGGTGAACTGGTTGACAGAATTAGCAAATATAGCCACAAGTCCTCAGAGTCCTTTGATGCAGTGTGCTTTTTATAACAG ATCATCTCCTGTCCACATAATAGCTACAAGCAAAAGTTTACATTCCTATGCACGTCCTCCACCAGGATCTTCAAACAATGATCCCAGCTTCTCCAAGAATGAGGTGGATGAAACACCAGTGAGACATGAAAGA GCGAATAGTGAATCAGAATCTGGCATTTTCTGCGTGTCATCACTTTCAGATGATGATGATTTGGGATGGTGCCATTCCTGGCCCTCAACTGTTTGGCATTGTTTTCTAAAAG GCTCTCGTTTGTGCTTTCATAAAGGACACAATAATGAATGGCAGGATGTTGAAGAATTTGCAAGGTCTGAAAGCTGTGGAAAAGAGGAAAGTCTCCCAGCGAGTCCTTACAAG gACTATGGTTCCAATGGTCTGAAGTTGATTTCTCATGAAGAAAGCATTTCCTTTGGTGAGTCAGTGCTGAAGTTGACTTTTGATCCTGGCACAGTGGAGGATGGCCTGCTTACCGTAGAATGCAGACTTGACCATCCATTCtatgttaaaaataaag GTTGGTCATCTTTTTATCCAAGCTTGACTGTGGTACAGCATGGCATTCCATGCTGTGAAATGCATCTTGGAGATCTGTGTCTACCTCCTGGACACCCTGATGCCATTAACTTTGATGATTCAGGTGTTTTTGATACATTTAAAAG TTACGACTTCACCCCGATGGACTCCTCCGCAGTGTATGTGCTCAGCAGCATGGCCCGCCAGCGGCGCGCGTCTCTGTCCTGTGGAGGGGCAAACAATCCAGATGCTGAGAGATCAGAATGCAGCAGTAAAAACTGTGCCTCTGCTGCATCGTCACATCTGTCCTCCAATCCTTTGTACAGCAAAGCTGGCAAAAGCCACAGCTCAGGGACTGCGAGTACTGTGAGTGCCACTTCTCCAAATAAGTGCAAAAGACCAATGAATGCCTTCATGCTTTTTGCCAAAAAATACAGAGTTGAATACACTCAGATGTATCCAGGGAAAGACAACAG AGCCATAAGTGTGATACTCGGGGACaggtggaagaaaatgaaaaatgaggaaaggCGGATGTACACACTAGAAGCCAAGGCCTTGGCGGAAGAGCAGAAACGTTTAAATCCTGACTGTTGGAAAAGAAAACGAACAAATTCTGTATGTTCGTGA
- the HBP1 gene encoding HMG box-containing protein 1 isoform X1, whose amino-acid sequence MATGSSDALEHPNMVWEVKTNQMPNAVQKLLLVVDKRTSGMNESLDLLKCNENLPSSPGYASCDEHMELDDLPELQAVQTDSTPPALFQLGADVSHQECSRPSWSQNTSNSNAENAYSCENGVNWLTELANIATSPQSPLMQCAFYNRSSPVHIIATSKSLHSYARPPPGSSNNDPSFSKNEVDETPVRHERANSESESGIFCVSSLSDDDDLGWCHSWPSTVWHCFLKGSRLCFHKGHNNEWQDVEEFARSESCGKEESLPASPYKDYGSNGLKLISHEESISFGESVLKLTFDPGTVEDGLLTVECRLDHPFYVKNKGWSSFYPSLTVVQHGIPCCEMHLGDLCLPPGHPDAINFDDSGVFDTFKSYDFTPMDSSAVYVLSSMARQRRASLSCGGANNPDAERSECSSKNCASAASSHLSSNPLYSKAGKSHSSGTASTVSATSPNKCKRPMNAFMLFAKKYRVEYTQMYPGKDNRAISVILGDRWKKMKNEERRMYTLEAKALAEEQKRLNPDCWKRKRTNSGSQQH is encoded by the exons ATGGCGACGGGTTCG TCAGATGCTTTGGAGCATCCTAACATGGTGTGGGAAGTGAAGACAAATCAAATGCCTAATGCAGTGCAGAAACTCCTCCTGGTAGTGGACAAGAGGACTTCAGGGATGAATGAGTCATTGGATTTGCTGAAGTGTAATGAAAACCTCCCCTCTTCTCCTGGATACGCATCCTGTGATGAGCACATGGAACTTG ATGATCTTCCTGAATTACAGGCTGTGCAGACAGATTCTACCCCACCTGCACTTTTTCAGCTTGGTGCTGATGTTTCACATCAGGAATGTTCAAGGCCTTCGTGGAGCCAAAATACCTCAAACAGCAATGCAGAAAATGCTTATTCTTGTGAGAATGGGGTGAACTGGTTGACAGAATTAGCAAATATAGCCACAAGTCCTCAGAGTCCTTTGATGCAGTGTGCTTTTTATAACAG ATCATCTCCTGTCCACATAATAGCTACAAGCAAAAGTTTACATTCCTATGCACGTCCTCCACCAGGATCTTCAAACAATGATCCCAGCTTCTCCAAGAATGAGGTGGATGAAACACCAGTGAGACATGAAAGA GCGAATAGTGAATCAGAATCTGGCATTTTCTGCGTGTCATCACTTTCAGATGATGATGATTTGGGATGGTGCCATTCCTGGCCCTCAACTGTTTGGCATTGTTTTCTAAAAG GCTCTCGTTTGTGCTTTCATAAAGGACACAATAATGAATGGCAGGATGTTGAAGAATTTGCAAGGTCTGAAAGCTGTGGAAAAGAGGAAAGTCTCCCAGCGAGTCCTTACAAG gACTATGGTTCCAATGGTCTGAAGTTGATTTCTCATGAAGAAAGCATTTCCTTTGGTGAGTCAGTGCTGAAGTTGACTTTTGATCCTGGCACAGTGGAGGATGGCCTGCTTACCGTAGAATGCAGACTTGACCATCCATTCtatgttaaaaataaag GTTGGTCATCTTTTTATCCAAGCTTGACTGTGGTACAGCATGGCATTCCATGCTGTGAAATGCATCTTGGAGATCTGTGTCTACCTCCTGGACACCCTGATGCCATTAACTTTGATGATTCAGGTGTTTTTGATACATTTAAAAG TTACGACTTCACCCCGATGGACTCCTCCGCAGTGTATGTGCTCAGCAGCATGGCCCGCCAGCGGCGCGCGTCTCTGTCCTGTGGAGGGGCAAACAATCCAGATGCTGAGAGATCAGAATGCAGCAGTAAAAACTGTGCCTCTGCTGCATCGTCACATCTGTCCTCCAATCCTTTGTACAGCAAAGCTGGCAAAAGCCACAGCTCAGGGACTGCGAGTACTGTGAGTGCCACTTCTCCAAATAAGTGCAAAAGACCAATGAATGCCTTCATGCTTTTTGCCAAAAAATACAGAGTTGAATACACTCAGATGTATCCAGGGAAAGACAACAG AGCCATAAGTGTGATACTCGGGGACaggtggaagaaaatgaaaaatgaggaaaggCGGATGTACACACTAGAAGCCAAGGCCTTGGCGGAAGAGCAGAAACGTTTAAATCCTGACTGTTGGAAAAGAAAACGAACAAATTCT ggCTCACAGCAGCATTAA
- the HBP1 gene encoding HMG box-containing protein 1 isoform X3, with amino-acid sequence MVWEVKTNQMPNAVQKLLLVVDKRTSGMNESLDLLKCNENLPSSPGYASCDEHMELDDLPELQAVQTDSTPPALFQLGADVSHQECSRPSWSQNTSNSNAENAYSCENGVNWLTELANIATSPQSPLMQCAFYNRSSPVHIIATSKSLHSYARPPPGSSNNDPSFSKNEVDETPVRHERANSESESGIFCVSSLSDDDDLGWCHSWPSTVWHCFLKGSRLCFHKGHNNEWQDVEEFARSESCGKEESLPASPYKDYGSNGLKLISHEESISFGESVLKLTFDPGTVEDGLLTVECRLDHPFYVKNKGWSSFYPSLTVVQHGIPCCEMHLGDLCLPPGHPDAINFDDSGVFDTFKSYDFTPMDSSAVYVLSSMARQRRASLSCGGANNPDAERSECSSKNCASAASSHLSSNPLYSKAGKSHSSGTASTVSATSPNKCKRPMNAFMLFAKKYRVEYTQMYPGKDNRAISVILGDRWKKMKNEERRMYTLEAKALAEEQKRLNPDCWKRKRTNSGSQQH; translated from the exons ATGGTGTGGGAAGTGAAGACAAATCAAATGCCTAATGCAGTGCAGAAACTCCTCCTGGTAGTGGACAAGAGGACTTCAGGGATGAATGAGTCATTGGATTTGCTGAAGTGTAATGAAAACCTCCCCTCTTCTCCTGGATACGCATCCTGTGATGAGCACATGGAACTTG ATGATCTTCCTGAATTACAGGCTGTGCAGACAGATTCTACCCCACCTGCACTTTTTCAGCTTGGTGCTGATGTTTCACATCAGGAATGTTCAAGGCCTTCGTGGAGCCAAAATACCTCAAACAGCAATGCAGAAAATGCTTATTCTTGTGAGAATGGGGTGAACTGGTTGACAGAATTAGCAAATATAGCCACAAGTCCTCAGAGTCCTTTGATGCAGTGTGCTTTTTATAACAG ATCATCTCCTGTCCACATAATAGCTACAAGCAAAAGTTTACATTCCTATGCACGTCCTCCACCAGGATCTTCAAACAATGATCCCAGCTTCTCCAAGAATGAGGTGGATGAAACACCAGTGAGACATGAAAGA GCGAATAGTGAATCAGAATCTGGCATTTTCTGCGTGTCATCACTTTCAGATGATGATGATTTGGGATGGTGCCATTCCTGGCCCTCAACTGTTTGGCATTGTTTTCTAAAAG GCTCTCGTTTGTGCTTTCATAAAGGACACAATAATGAATGGCAGGATGTTGAAGAATTTGCAAGGTCTGAAAGCTGTGGAAAAGAGGAAAGTCTCCCAGCGAGTCCTTACAAG gACTATGGTTCCAATGGTCTGAAGTTGATTTCTCATGAAGAAAGCATTTCCTTTGGTGAGTCAGTGCTGAAGTTGACTTTTGATCCTGGCACAGTGGAGGATGGCCTGCTTACCGTAGAATGCAGACTTGACCATCCATTCtatgttaaaaataaag GTTGGTCATCTTTTTATCCAAGCTTGACTGTGGTACAGCATGGCATTCCATGCTGTGAAATGCATCTTGGAGATCTGTGTCTACCTCCTGGACACCCTGATGCCATTAACTTTGATGATTCAGGTGTTTTTGATACATTTAAAAG TTACGACTTCACCCCGATGGACTCCTCCGCAGTGTATGTGCTCAGCAGCATGGCCCGCCAGCGGCGCGCGTCTCTGTCCTGTGGAGGGGCAAACAATCCAGATGCTGAGAGATCAGAATGCAGCAGTAAAAACTGTGCCTCTGCTGCATCGTCACATCTGTCCTCCAATCCTTTGTACAGCAAAGCTGGCAAAAGCCACAGCTCAGGGACTGCGAGTACTGTGAGTGCCACTTCTCCAAATAAGTGCAAAAGACCAATGAATGCCTTCATGCTTTTTGCCAAAAAATACAGAGTTGAATACACTCAGATGTATCCAGGGAAAGACAACAG AGCCATAAGTGTGATACTCGGGGACaggtggaagaaaatgaaaaatgaggaaaggCGGATGTACACACTAGAAGCCAAGGCCTTGGCGGAAGAGCAGAAACGTTTAAATCCTGACTGTTGGAAAAGAAAACGAACAAATTCT ggCTCACAGCAGCATTAA